The DNA region GCGATTCCTCGATCAGGCACTCGCCGCGCAGGTGGCGCACGGTGGTGTACTTGCGGTCGGCGAGGAAATACAGCACCTCGTTCACCGGCACGCGGCGCAGGCCGTCGCGGGTGTGCGCGCTGATGAAACTGCGGCCGGGCGGTGCGGCGGCATCCTGCGCCGCCTGGGCCACGGCCAGCAGCTGCGCGCGCGTCGGCCGGCGCGCGCGCGCCAGCGCCTCGGCCAGCTTGTCCTGGCGCACGGGCTTGAGCAGGTAGGCGACCGGCGCGGCCTCGAAGGCGGCCAGCGCGTGTTCGGCGAACGCCGTGGTAAACACGATCGCGGGCGGCGCGGGATGCTCGGCCAGCCGCCGCGCCAGCTGCAGCCCGTCCAGGCCGGCCATGCGGATGTCGAGCAGCACCAGATCGGGCTGCGTGGTGGCGATCAGAGCGAGCCCGGCCTCGCCGTCGGCCGCCTCGCCGGCGACGGTCCAGCCCGGGATGTCCGCCAGCAGTCGCCGCAGGCGCTCGCGCGCCAGCGGCTCGTCGTCGATGATGACCAGCTTCACGCCACCACCCCCGGGCCCACCGCCGGCAGCCGCAGCCGCGCGATGAAGCGCTGCGCGCCATGCTCGGTCCGCAGTTCCGCCGCGCCGCCGTAGATCAGCGCCAGGCGCTGGCGGATGTTGTCCAGCGCGCTGCCCGCACCCAGGCTCTGCTGCGGCTCGGCTGGCACCGGATTGTCCACCTCG from Nevskiales bacterium includes:
- a CDS encoding LytTR family DNA-binding domain-containing protein yields the protein MKLVIIDDEPLARERLRRLLADIPGWTVAGEAADGEAGLALIATTQPDLVLLDIRMAGLDGLQLARRLAEHPAPPAIVFTTAFAEHALAAFEAAPVAYLLKPVRQDKLAEALARARRPTRAQLLAVAQAAQDAAAPPGRSFISAHTRDGLRRVPVNEVLYFLADRKYTTVRHLRGECLIEESLDSLEQSLGRGFLRIHRKALVQTRFIEKLERSPGFGFQVRLRDVPQPLPVSHRKLPEVRKLLGTGN
- a CDS encoding sensor histidine kinase; translated protein: EVDNPVPAEPQQSLGAGSALDNIRQRLALIYGGAAELRTEHGAQRFIARLRLPAVGPGVVA